GAAAATAGTCCCAGTGTCGTTCTCAATTGAAAAaatgtcctcctcttcttcaatGAAAAGACTCATTTCTGCATTTTGGCCTTTATCTGCGTCAATGACTGTAACCATGCCAACTGGGCTGTTTGGCTCAAGGTTCTCTTTGACATAAAAGGTGAATACATCCTGCATGAACTTTGGTTCGTTGTCATTCTTATCGGCCACAAGGACAACCACTGTTGCAGAGCCCTGAAGGGTGTTTATGCCCTTATCTTTGGCTATCACTTTGAATTCGTAGCGCTCCGTTTGCTCTCTATCCAGAATGGTGTTTACTCTGATGTCTCCACTGTCTGCATCGATAGAGAAAATCCCATTTACTGACGAGTCTAGGGAATAGGCTATTTCAGCATTCTTCCCACTATCTGCGTCGATGGCTGCCACTGTTGTCACCCTCTCGCCAGGGGCATTGTTTTCCGGAAACGACACCTCTACGACGTTCTTGCTGAAGACTGGAGGGTTGTCGTTAGTGTCGCCAACTTTGACGATAAGAGAGTTATTACTTGCCAGACTTGGGCTTCCAGAGTCCACAGCCACTATGACCACATTGTATTCCTGTGTGGCCTCGTAGTCCAGCGGTGCAGATGTGTGgaggaaatatttctttttattctgctcACCCTCCATCTCACTGGCTGGTTTGAGCTGAAAAGGCACATCTCCTACCACTGTGCAGGTCACGATGCCATTTTCCCCCTGGTCTCGGTCTGACACCTGAACCAAGGCAATGGGTGTGTCCACCACAACGTCCTCAGCCACGTTGGCTATCCCATCTTTTAAGAAAATGCGTCCTATTTTCCGTATCTCAATAGCAGGAACGTTGTCGTTCTCATCCTTGATGTTCAGCACCACGGTGGCCTTGTCCATTTTCGGTGGCTGGCCTCGGTCACGGGCCATTACTGTGAACCTCAGCTGGCTCACTTCTTCACGGTCGATGCGGTGCAACACACTCAGCCACCCTGTGCTCTCATCCAACCTCAATAGCCTCCTTACAGACTCTGTGGCTGCCCCAAACACATACTCTATTTGACCGTTAACCCCCACGTCTGCATCAGTCGCTTTGAGCTGCAGTATGGGGGCGCCAGGGGAGCTGTTTTCTGGTAAGTCGGCTTCATAAACGCTCTTCTCAAACCGTGGACTGTTGTCATTCACGTCGGTAATCATCACCCTAAGAATGGCCTGGGAGGAGCGCGGGGGATCTCCTCCATCCCTAACGCGCAGTGTGAGCTCATAGGAGTCTCTCTGTTCCCTATCAAGGGCCCCTTTAATGATGAGTTGGGGCTGCTTCTCTCCATCAGTAGTGTCAGCAACTTGCAGTTCAAAGACGCTGCTCCTGCTCGCGCCTTCATCAAATCTCCTCTTCCCTGAGTATGAATCCCCAGAAGAGCCAGAGCGCCTTGAGTTCTCCCCATTGTCCTGGATCAGCTCGTATCTCtctattccatttctgccaaaaTCTCTGTCTGTGGCTGTGGGCAGCAGATAAAGGGTTCCAATGGGTCTGTTTTCCTCCACAGACAGTGTCAGGACAGGGGAAGGGAATGATGGGGTGTTATCATTTATATCTAGTATGATGACTTTCCCCTCAAAGAGATCTACCCAGCTCTGGGCTGGTCCTATCACTGACACTTCAAAATCTATAAAACACTCATTTTCATCAAATATCATTTGGCACTGCTGTAATTTTTCCCGGTCTATGCGCCTCTCATTGGTGGTGAGCTCACCTGTTATGTTGTCTATTTTGAAAAAATCAGAGCCTGATTCAAGCGTGAATGTCACCTCACCGGACCCGGCAACGATGCCCAGGTCGGCGGCTACGTTCCCTACTCTGACATCGGCGGGTCCCTCCTCAGCCAAACGGTACCGGAGCACTTGCTTGGCAGCGGGCTGATGCACAAACTGCAGGATGAGCATGCAATAGTACAAATAGTCCACTGCACCAGTAGTCCTCATTGTTCTCCCTCTGAAAAAAATGTCCACTTAGACTTGAAAAATgtcccaaaaaagaaaaaaaaaaagaatttaatcaCTAGGAAAGAGTCCGAATATGGAAAAGATATATTTTCATTAAGAGCAAAGCCCTCTGCTGTGGGATGCGTGAGACTTCATCCTCCGGACGACTTCCTTACACCGCTCCTGCTGCAGTGAAAAAGCAGCAAGTGCACGGGGCTTTcgtctctttttctccccccctgcGCTTTTCCTCCTCTGGCACTAAGGTGTTAGTTGCTCTTTCCTTGTTTTAGCAGGAAAAAACACCgcaatgatatatatatttaaaaaaaaatcacacacacaccagagaggCTCCGTGCGCTCCGGGCGGTGCCACAAATATTTGAATTTCATGCGCgtaaaagccaaaaaaatcTTACTGTCCGAGCATCAAAGTCAATTCAGTCCATATCCCGCCGTTTTTTTACTCACAGTTTGTGGTTTAGAATCTCCCTTTCTTGGGGTGAGGCTGCAATATTCCTATGTCCGATTATATGTCCAGTGAGATTATTTAAATGCCCGCGCAGTTTCCAAACTCATCCCACGGCGAGTGCGGACTGGCGCGGAGCCCTGTCAACGCTCCgggtctggaggaggaggaggatgtggataTATGAAGCAAAAAAATGATCTGTCCGGTTTGCCTACTCTGCTCTCTTTCCTCCACCGAGTCACTTGCAGCAAAGCAGACTGTGTatagttctctctctctctctctctcctctttgcgAGGCAACTCCacaatgcacacaaaaaaatcaaaaatcaaggctgtgttaagaaagaaaaaagcaaaagatcAAACGGaaagaacattttcaaaagCGGTATATCCGAcgcagtttgttttattttggaaacgTTGCTTGAATTCCTCAGTTTGTCCAGCATATTCAGCCTGTTCCCTCACCTGCAGACGCGCCGCATGTGTTGGCAGCCCCTATCTGCAGCACTGTGAGAGGGATTCACAAATGATATTgcagtctctccctctcctctctctctctttcgctctctctctctctctttctctccaccccCCTACGGtttcttctcccccctcctACCCCCCAGCAGCGCACGTAAACAGGGTCGGACTTGGTCTTGATCGCCGGGTCCAGACGCAAGCAGACAATATTTGACtggggaagaagaaaaggaagaagaagaaagaggagaaaaaagggaacagaggaggaggtggagatgcCTTAATGTTGTCGTTTTCATCGGTATTTTTTTTACGCAGACGTGTCTCGCCACTTTTGTGAGCACAGTTCCTGATGCTTCACATTTCTGCTGTTCCCGTGGCGATGTGGCTAGATtcaaataataagaataataaaaaagaatcatctgaatgtattttattgcaaatttattacattttgtagCTGACGCCGGCTGGTGCGGGGATTGTTTGCCGCAAGAGATCCCCCCCCGTGTGACAAGAAGAGGCACATTCAAAGCGTAACTTTTACGCACTCGTAAGGGTGATATAAGTTCATCATCTTTTAATATGATATGAAACACACTTCCAGAGCTCGGTCCTCCTCCGTCGCTGCAGGACAGGCGAGGCTATAGACGGGACGGGGACTGTGCTGTGTGCGCAGTGCTGTGGTTACTAATATGAATGCGTGTGGTCGCCAGTGGCTGGTGCTCTCCGGCGCAGCGGGCTGTAaggcgtctttttttttttctttcctcccctgcCTGTGTGCTTGTAAAGTCCACTCAGCATCCAGCAAATCTGAGACGGTGCTTATCAAATCATTTGCATAAAGAGGAATAAAGGCAGAGAATCCCTCCTGCGTGGGTCAGACGATCTGAACAAGAAGGGGTTTCTTATTTGGCCACTGCGCAAACCCAACTCCCCTGATTTGTGTGCGCGGTGTGTGTCCCTACCCACAGCTGCCATCCAAGTACTTGTGATGGGAACAGTCTTGATCAAACATCCGTGTGATGTTGGCCATCACTCGGGTCAGAATTACGCGTAAAAAGCCGCACTTTGTGAGGTGAATGCGCACATTTTTCGACGCTTGCGACGGATTTATACTTACTACAGCACGAATGCGCATTTGCGCCGCTGTGttaagtgcaaaaaaaaaagaagaaagtctcatttggatttgttttgctctccttcttttttaaaaaaaatataaagacagtGTCTGAAATTAtacagtgaatgtgtgtaatGAAGGAGTGAGGGACAGGAGCGAGGTagagggaggggaaaggaggaggaggagggtggaggagagccAGTCTCAGCAGCTGCATCTTTCTCAGACGGCTGTCTGAATTCCAGCAGTGGCTTTATCCTTGCTTACTAGCGCCCTCTATCGTCACATTCAAATGAAACCCGCCTCATGTGGCTGAAGTACAGCAGATCAGAAGAGAAGAGGGTGAATGTATTCATGTTAGAAGGTACAGAAGGACGTGTTTGTTTCATCCCAGAGCTGATTTTCTCCAAAATAGTCGATTATATATCGGGTatatatttgtaaatgtaattcAGGGAGGTGTATATATGAATGTAGTGAGTCAGCCAATAGAATATTTTTATCATAGCAAAGTTGCATATGATTCAGACTTTCCTCAGCATGACGAATATGAGCATGTTTTGACCAACAAACCAACATTATGCATGCGATTCATGAATTATACATCCAAATACAGGCTTCCTTTCCTCATACCAATGGATAGTTTCCACCCATagtttcagtgttgtgttcataTAACTTTTGGACTGTGTATCCCAAACtcaaatttagtttttctgaTATAAAAAGGTCAAGTTTTACcgtaaaaatgtcacaaaagtgtttttatttgtacaaaatgaCGGACACATGACATTAAAAAGtatagaatagatactttattgaccCCTCGGTGGgggaattcttttttttcagtcatatGCCTGAAATACATACACAAAAGGCTCACAgatatgcaaatgtggagagatttGGCACTCTGGcagcagttaggggttcagtaccttgctcaagggccaCTTGAGTTGAGCTGGCCTCCATATTTTGGtcttgaaccggccaccctccgcATGCCAAGCCCCAGTTGCTTATAGtttgagctactgctgccccaaAAACTGCTGATTATTAATAACcatgaacaaacactgaagttTGAGTTAAAAAAGTTTGAACAAGTCATTGCTTCGGGTCGTTTTCTACACATGGGTACTGGGTGAAATAGCATTGGTATTCTATCGGCCCAATTTTGACCCAGTAATTCTTAGTGTGTATAGTTTGTGGGGAAAGTATGACTACTTTATGACTATGCTTATTGGAAATCTCAGTCGTATCAACCCTAaaggcaatttaaaaaaatccaaacatggATCTTTCTTGACAGCCTCGTATGCACCAGCCACTATGAATCCACCGGATCAAACAATAATCGCTGTGTGTTCCAAGGCCTTTTGGAATAACCAGATACAATGTGGAACTGAGCGTGTAGGCGATTCGGAGACAGTGTTTACTATCAGAACGATGAAGATCGAGGCTGCAAATCATCACTGAAAATCATTATCATAGTTGTGTGGAGCATCGATCTCGCTCTCAAGTGGGTGAGTGGTCTAAAATGATGCCAGCGAAAGCACTCGATGGCGTTACAAAGACCTCATCAGTGGAAACGAG
Above is a genomic segment from Larimichthys crocea isolate SSNF chromosome XIV, L_crocea_2.0, whole genome shotgun sequence containing:
- the pcdh7b gene encoding protocadherin-7b isoform X1, producing the protein MRTTGAVDYLYYCMLILQFVHQPAAKQVLRYRLAEEGPADVRVGNVAADLGIVAGSGEVTFTLESGSDFFKIDNITGELTTNERRIDREKLQQCQMIFDENECFIDFEVSVIGPAQSWVDLFEGKVIILDINDNTPSFPSPVLTLSVEENRPIGTLYLLPTATDRDFGRNGIERYELIQDNGENSRRSGSSGDSYSGKRRFDEGASRSSVFELQVADTTDGEKQPQLIIKGALDREQRDSYELTLRVRDGGDPPRSSQAILRVMITDVNDNSPRFEKSVYEADLPENSSPGAPILQLKATDADVGVNGQIEYVFGAATESVRRLLRLDESTGWLSVLHRIDREEVSQLRFTVMARDRGQPPKMDKATVVLNIKDENDNVPAIEIRKIGRIFLKDGIANVAEDVVVDTPIALVQVSDRDQGENGIVTCTVVGDVPFQLKPASEMEGEQNKKKYFLHTSAPLDYEATQEYNVVIVAVDSGSPSLASNNSLIVKVGDTNDNPPVFSKNVVEVSFPENNAPGERVTTVAAIDADSGKNAEIAYSLDSSVNGIFSIDADSGDIRVNTILDREQTERYEFKVIAKDKGINTLQGSATVVVLVADKNDNEPKFMQDVFTFYVKENLEPNSPVGMVTVIDADKGQNAEMSLFIEEEEDIFSIENDTGTIFSTLSFDREQKTTYTFRVKAVDGGDPPRSATATVSLFVMDENDNPPTVTFPINSSYTLLPPSSNIRTVVRTVIATDTDTGINADLNYSIIGGNPFKLFEIDGGTGVISLVGKLEQKHYGLHRLVVQVNDSGQPSQSTTTLVHVYVNETLSNSTVVEAQVAKSLSTSLNTNIAGDPNYDLSKQRLSIVIGVVSGIMTVILIILVVVMARYCRPKNKNGYEAGKKDHEDFFTPQQHDKSKKPKKDKKKQKSKQPLYSSIVTVEASKPNGQRYDGVNEKLSDSPGMGRYRSVNGGPGSPDLARHYKSSSPLPTVQLHPQSPTAGKKHQAVQDLPPANTFVGTGDNISLGSDHCSDYSSQTINKYNKQPFRRVTFSVVSQPQDPHQQGSLQSCYDSGLDESETPSSKSSSGPRLGALPLPEDSYERTTPDGSVGEAEHMENDARPLPDVAMTGKCTRECDEYGHSDSCWMPVRTSPERRPSKSTTTPQQPKLSTFMSGNGSGSSSAEHPGSQETLAMAAMANGDPTAAHMMGDRNRNLLNKKMASSSSSYEAFGSPSYGSPGSGEETLGHPTEEIPLAPTGEYKPTSCGTLTRREVYL
- the pcdh7b gene encoding protocadherin-7b isoform X2; translation: MRTTGAVDYLYYCMLILQFVHQPAAKQVLRYRLAEEGPADVRVGNVAADLGIVAGSGEVTFTLESGSDFFKIDNITGELTTNERRIDREKLQQCQMIFDENECFIDFEVSVIGPAQSWVDLFEGKVIILDINDNTPSFPSPVLTLSVEENRPIGTLYLLPTATDRDFGRNGIERYELIQDNGENSRRSGSSGDSYSGKRRFDEGASRSSVFELQVADTTDGEKQPQLIIKGALDREQRDSYELTLRVRDGGDPPRSSQAILRVMITDVNDNSPRFEKSVYEADLPENSSPGAPILQLKATDADVGVNGQIEYVFGAATESVRRLLRLDESTGWLSVLHRIDREEVSQLRFTVMARDRGQPPKMDKATVVLNIKDENDNVPAIEIRKIGRIFLKDGIANVAEDVVVDTPIALVQVSDRDQGENGIVTCTVVGDVPFQLKPASEMEGEQNKKKYFLHTSAPLDYEATQEYNVVIVAVDSGSPSLASNNSLIVKVGDTNDNPPVFSKNVVEVSFPENNAPGERVTTVAAIDADSGKNAEIAYSLDSSVNGIFSIDADSGDIRVNTILDREQTERYEFKVIAKDKGINTLQGSATVVVLVADKNDNEPKFMQDVFTFYVKENLEPNSPVGMVTVIDADKGQNAEMSLFIEEEEDIFSIENDTGTIFSTLSFDREQKTTYTFRVKAVDGGDPPRSATATVSLFVMDENDNPPTVTFPINSSYTLLPPSSNIRTVVRTVIATDTDTGINADLNYSIIGGNPFKLFEIDGGTGVISLVGKLEQKHYGLHRLVVQVNDSGQPSQSTTTLVHVYVNETLSNSTVVEAQVAKSLSTSLNTNIAGDPNYDLSKQRLSIVIGVVSGIMTVILIILVVVMARYCRPKNKNGYEAGKKDHEDFFTPQQHDKSKKPKKDKKKQKSKQPLYSSIVTVEASKPNGQRYDGVNEKLSDSPGMGRYRSVNGGPGSPDLARHYKSSSPLPTVQLHPQSPTAGKKHQAVQDLPPANTFVGTGDNISLGSDHCSDYSSQTINKYNKQPFRRVTFSVVSQPQDPHQQGSLQSCYDSGLDESETPSSKSSSGPRLGALPLPEDSYERTTPDGSVDARPLPDVAMTGKCTRECDEYGHSDSCWMPVRTSPERRPSKSTTTPQQPKLSTFMSGNGSGSSSAEHPGSQETLAMAAMANGDPTAAHMMGDRNRNLLNKKMASSSSSYEAFGSPSYGSPGSGEETLGHPTEEIPLAPTGEYKPTSCGTLTRREVYL
- the pcdh7b gene encoding protocadherin-7b isoform X4; this translates as MRTTGAVDYLYYCMLILQFVHQPAAKQVLRYRLAEEGPADVRVGNVAADLGIVAGSGEVTFTLESGSDFFKIDNITGELTTNERRIDREKLQQCQMIFDENECFIDFEVSVIGPAQSWVDLFEGKVIILDINDNTPSFPSPVLTLSVEENRPIGTLYLLPTATDRDFGRNGIERYELIQDNGENSRRSGSSGDSYSGKRRFDEGASRSSVFELQVADTTDGEKQPQLIIKGALDREQRDSYELTLRVRDGGDPPRSSQAILRVMITDVNDNSPRFEKSVYEADLPENSSPGAPILQLKATDADVGVNGQIEYVFGAATESVRRLLRLDESTGWLSVLHRIDREEVSQLRFTVMARDRGQPPKMDKATVVLNIKDENDNVPAIEIRKIGRIFLKDGIANVAEDVVVDTPIALVQVSDRDQGENGIVTCTVVGDVPFQLKPASEMEGEQNKKKYFLHTSAPLDYEATQEYNVVIVAVDSGSPSLASNNSLIVKVGDTNDNPPVFSKNVVEVSFPENNAPGERVTTVAAIDADSGKNAEIAYSLDSSVNGIFSIDADSGDIRVNTILDREQTERYEFKVIAKDKGINTLQGSATVVVLVADKNDNEPKFMQDVFTFYVKENLEPNSPVGMVTVIDADKGQNAEMSLFIEEEEDIFSIENDTGTIFSTLSFDREQKTTYTFRVKAVDGGDPPRSATATVSLFVMDENDNPPTVTFPINSSYTLLPPSSNIRTVVRTVIATDTDTGINADLNYSIIGGNPFKLFEIDGGTGVISLVGKLEQKHYGLHRLVVQVNDSGQPSQSTTTLVHVYVNETLSNSTVVEAQVAKSLSTSLNTNIAGDPNYDLSKQRLSIVIGVVSGIMTVILIILVVVMARYCRPKNKNGYEAGKKDHEDFFTPQQHDKSKKPKKDKKKQKSKQPLYSSIVTVEASKPNGQRYDGVNEKLSDSPGMGRYRSVNGGPGSPDLARHYKSSSPLPTVQLHPQSPTAGKKHQAVQDLPPANTFVGTGDNISLGSDHCSDYSSQTINKYNKQTPGLCLT
- the pcdh7b gene encoding protocadherin-7b isoform X3; its protein translation is MRTTGAVDYLYYCMLILQFVHQPAAKQVLRYRLAEEGPADVRVGNVAADLGIVAGSGEVTFTLESGSDFFKIDNITGELTTNERRIDREKLQQCQMIFDENECFIDFEVSVIGPAQSWVDLFEGKVIILDINDNTPSFPSPVLTLSVEENRPIGTLYLLPTATDRDFGRNGIERYELIQDNGENSRRSGSSGDSYSGKRRFDEGASRSSVFELQVADTTDGEKQPQLIIKGALDREQRDSYELTLRVRDGGDPPRSSQAILRVMITDVNDNSPRFEKSVYEADLPENSSPGAPILQLKATDADVGVNGQIEYVFGAATESVRRLLRLDESTGWLSVLHRIDREEVSQLRFTVMARDRGQPPKMDKATVVLNIKDENDNVPAIEIRKIGRIFLKDGIANVAEDVVVDTPIALVQVSDRDQGENGIVTCTVVGDVPFQLKPASEMEGEQNKKKYFLHTSAPLDYEATQEYNVVIVAVDSGSPSLASNNSLIVKVGDTNDNPPVFSKNVVEVSFPENNAPGERVTTVAAIDADSGKNAEIAYSLDSSVNGIFSIDADSGDIRVNTILDREQTERYEFKVIAKDKGINTLQGSATVVVLVADKNDNEPKFMQDVFTFYVKENLEPNSPVGMVTVIDADKGQNAEMSLFIEEEEDIFSIENDTGTIFSTLSFDREQKTTYTFRVKAVDGGDPPRSATATVSLFVMDENDNPPTVTFPINSSYTLLPPSSNIRTVVRTVIATDTDTGINADLNYSIIGGNPFKLFEIDGGTGVISLVGKLEQKHYGLHRLVVQVNDSGQPSQSTTTLVHVYVNETLSNSTVVEAQVAKSLSTSLNTNIAGDPNYDLSKQRLSIVIGVVSGIMTVILIILVVVMARYCRPKNKNGYEAGKKDHEDFFTPQQHDKSKKPKKDKKKQKSKQPLYSSIVTVEASKPNGQRYDGVNEKLSDSPGMGRYRSVNGGPGSPDLARHYKSSSPLPTVQLHPQSPTAGKKHQAVQDLPPANTFVGTGDNISLGSDHCSDYSSQTINKYNKQPFRRVTFSVVSQPQDPHQQGSLQSCYDSGLDESETPSSKSSSGPRLGALPLPEDSYERTTPDGSVGEAEHMENGEKEH